One genomic window of Arvicanthis niloticus isolate mArvNil1 chromosome 24, mArvNil1.pat.X, whole genome shotgun sequence includes the following:
- the Camsap3 gene encoding calmodulin-regulated spectrin-associated protein 3 isoform X7, which yields MVEAAPAGSGPLRRTFLVPEIKSLDQYDFSRAKAAASLAWVLRAAFGGAEHVPPELWEPFYTDQYAQEHVKPPVTRLLLSAELYCRAWRQALPQLEPSPSPSALLALLARRGTVPSLPEHPVREADLKHQPILMGAHLAVIDALMVAFSFEWTKTLPGPLALSSLEHKLLFWVDTTVRRLQEKTEQEAAQRASPVAPLDGTSPAQPSIRYRKDRAIARRAPCFPNVTTLQDLASGAALAATIHCYCPQLLRLEEVCLKDPMSVADSLYNLQLVQDFCASHLPRGCPLSLEDLLYVPPPLKVNLVVLLAEMYMCFEVLKPDFVQAKDLPDGHAVSPRNTETVPSQNNSGSSSPVFNFRHPLLSPGGPQSPLRGSTGSLKSSPSMSHMEALGKAWNRQLSDVDVVMGDPVLLRSVSSDSLGPPRPVSTSSRNSAQPPPESGDLPTIEEALQIIHSAEPRLLPDGAADGSFYLHSPEGLSKPPLASPYPPEGASKPLSDGLNKAPIYISHPENPSKPSPCSTGEILKPPPPSEGSPKAVASSPAANNSEVKMTSFAERKKQLVKAEAESGMGSPTSTPVAPEALSSEMSELGARLEEKRRAIEAQKRRIEAIFAKHRQRLGKTAFLQVQPREAAGEAEEEAELGSVPGGERPAGEGQGEPSSRPKSVTFSPDLGPVPPEGLGDYNRAVSKLSAALSSLQRDMQRLTDQQQRLLAPPEAPGPAPPPAAWVIPGPATGPKAASPSPARRAPAARRSPGPGPSPTPRSPKHARPAELKLAPLTRVLTPPHDVDSLPHLRKFSPSQVPVQTRSSILLSEGTPPEEATTKPALIEIPLASLGEPAADEERDGSPPGAEDSLEEEASSEGEPRSGLGFFYKDEDKPEDEMAQKRASLLERQQRRAEEARRRKQWQEAEKEQKREEAARLAQEEAPGLASIAPPASAAPVATLAPATRAMGSAEEEVGPRRGDFTRLEYERRAQLKLMDDLDKVLRPRASGTGGPGRGGRRATRPRSGCCDDSALARSPARGLLGSRLSKVYSQSTLSLSTVANEASTNNLGVKRPTSRAPSPSGLMSPSRLPGSRERDWENGSNASSPASVPEYTGPRLYKEPSAKSNKFIIHNALSHCCLAGKVNEPQKNRILEEIEKSKANHFLILFRDSSCQFRALYTLSGETEELSRLAGYGPRTVTPAMVEGIYKYNSDRKRFTQIPAKTMSMSVDAFTIQGHLWQSKKPTTPKKGSGTPK from the exons AGCATGTGCCCCCGGAGCTGTGGGAACCCTTCTACACCGACCAGTATGCACAGGAGCACGTGAAGCCCCCAGTGACACGGCTGCTGCTCTCTGCGGAACTCTACTGCCGGGCCTGGCGCCAGGCACTGCCACAGCtcgagccatctcccagcccctctGCATTGCTGGCTTTGCTGGCGAGGAGGGGCACGGTGCCCTCGCTGCCCGAGCACCCAGTGCGCGAGGCTGACCTGAAACACCAGCCGATTCTCATG GGAGCCCACCTAGCTGTCATCGATGCTCTCATGGTTGCTTTCTCATTTGAGTGGACAAAGACACTGCCTGGTCCCTTGGCTCTGAGCAGCTTGGAGCACAAACTCCTTTTCTGGGTAGACACA ACCGTTCGGCGGCTGCAGGAGAAGACGGAACAAGAAGCAGCCCAGCGTGCATCTCCTGTAGCCCCTCTGGATGGGACTTCTCCTGCCCAGCCCTCG ATTCGATACCGCAAGGACCGTGCTATTGCCCGAAGGGCCCCCTGCTTTCCAAATGTGACTACCCTTCAGGACCTGGCCAGTGGGGCAGCACTGGCTGCCACCATCCATTGCTATTGTCCCCAGCTATTACGACTTGAAG AGGTGTGCCTCAAGGACCCCATGTCTGTGGCAGACAGTCTGTACAACCTCCAGCTGGTGCAAGACTTCTGTGCTTCCCATCTTCCTCGAGGCTGCCCCCTGTCCCTTGAAGACCTGCTGTATGTCCCACCGCCACTCAAG GTCAATCTGGTGGTGCTGTTGGCAGAGATGTATATGTGCTTTGAGGTTCTGAAGCCTGATTTTGTGCAGGCCAAAGACTTGCCTGATGGACATG CTGTCTCTCCCAGGAATACTGAGACTGTACCATCTCAGAACAACAGCGGCAGCAG TTCTCCTGTCTTCAACTTCCGTCACCCGCTACTGTCACCCGGTGGTCCCCAGTCCCCACTCCGAGGATCCACAG GCTCCCTGAAGTCATCTCCATCAATGTCGCACATGGAGGCTCTCGGTAAAGCCTGGAACCGTCAGCTTAG CGACGTGGATGTCGTCATGGGAGATCCTGTCCTGCTCCGCTCCGTCAGTTCAGACAGTCTGGGTCCCCCACGTCCTGTGTCGACATCATCGCGGAATTCTGCTCAGCCACCCCCAGAATCTGGAGACCTACCCACGATTGAAGAGGCCCTGCAGATCATCCACAGTGCTGAGCCCCGACTGCTCCCTGATGGGGCTGCTGATGGCAGCTTCTACCTCCATTCTCCTGAGGGTCTCTCCAAACCACCACTGGCCTCCCCCTACCCTCCCGAAGGAGCCTCAAAGCCACTGTCTGATGGGCTCAACAAAGCGCCCATCTATATATCACACCCTGAGAACCCTTCAAAACCATCTCCCTGCTCAACAGGAGAAATACTGAAGCCACCACCCCCATCTGAAGGGTCCCCAAAAGCTGTAGCTTCATCCCCAGCAGCCAACAACTCTGAAGTGAAGATGACCAGTTTTGCTGAACGCAAGAAACAGCTGGTGAAGGCTGAGGCTGAATCAGGAATGGGATCTCCAACATCTACTCCCGTAGCACCTgaggccttgagctcagagatgaGTGAACTGGGAGCCAGGCTGGAGGAGAAGCGCCGAGCCATAGAGGCACAGAAGCGACGCATTGAGGCCATCTTTGCCAAGCATAGGCAGAGACTGGGCAAGACCGCTTTCCTGCAAGTGCAGCCTCGGGAGGCTGCaggggaggctgaggaggaagcTGAGCTGGGCTCAGTTCCTGGTGGGGAACGGCCAGCAGGTGAGGGCCAGGGTGAGCCATCCTCACGGCCTAAGTCAGTCACCTTCTCTCCAGATCTGGGCCCAGTGCCCCCAGAGGGACTTGGGGATTACAATCGAGCAGTCAGTAAGCTGAGTGCTGCTTTGAGCTCTCTGCAGCGGGatatgcagagactcacagaccAGCAACAGCGGCTTCTAGCCCCTCCAGAGGCTCCTGGACCTGCCCCACCACCTGCAGCCTGGGTCATTCCTGGACCTGCCACAGGGCCTAAAGCAGCATCCCCTAGCCCTGCCCGTCGTGCCCCAGCGGCTCGACGCAGCCCGGGGCCAGGCCCCAGCCCAACACCCCGTAGTCCAAAACATGCAAGGCCGGCAGAGCTGAAGCTTGCACCTTTGACAAGGGTACTCACACCACCCCACGATGTAGACAGCCTCCCTCACCTACGCAAGTTTTCACCCAGCCAGGTGCCTGTACAGACTCGCTCCTCTATTCTCCTGTCGGAGGGGACACCTCCTGAGGAGGCCACCACCAAGCCTGCCCTCATCGAGATCCCTCTAGCCAGCCTTGGGGAGCCTGCTGCTGATGAGGAGAGAGATGGGAGCCCCCCTGGGGCTGAGGATTCCTTAGAGGAAGAGGCATCTTCTGAGGGCGAGCCCCGATCAGGGCTTGGATTCTTTTATAAG GATGAAGACAAGCCTGAGGATGAGATGGCTCAAAAGCGAGCTAGCCTTCTTGAGCGTCAGCAGAGGCGGGCAGAGGAGGCCCGGCGCCGCAAACagtggcaggaggcagagaaggagcagAAACGGGAGGAGGCCGCGAG GCTGGCTCAGGAGGAGGCTCCAGGCTTGGCCTCTATAGCCCCCCCAGCCTCTGCTGCTCCAGTGGCCACCCTGGCTCCTGCTACCCGAGCCATGGGCTCAGCTGAGGAGGAGGTGGGCCCCCGGCGCGGGGACTTCACAAGACTTGAGTATGAGCGCAGGGCACAACTGAAGCTGATGGATGACCTTGATAAGGTGCTACGGCCCCGGGCCTCAGGGACCGGGGGACCAGGGCGGGGCGGGCGCAGGGCCACCCGGCCACGCTCTGGTTGCTGTGATGACTCGGCCTTGGCACGAAGCCCAGCCCGCGGCCTGCTGG GCTCACGGCTCAGCAAGGTCTATTCCCAGTCTACACTGTCCCTGTCTACGGTGGCCAATGAGGCTTCCACCAATAACCTTGGTGTGAAGAGGCCCACCTCTCG GGCCCCTTCTCCATCAGGCCTCATGTCTCCAAGCCGCCTGCCTGGCAGTCGAGAGCGTGACTGGGAGAATGGAAGCAATGCTTCCTCCCCAGCATCAGTGCCTGAGTACACAG GTCCCCGGCTATACAAAGAACCCAGCGCCAAGTCTAACAAGTTTATCATCCACAATGCCTTGTCACACTGCTGCCTGGCAGGCAAGGTGAATGAGCCCCAGAAGAACAGAATTCTAGAG GAAATCGAGAAAAGCAAGGCCAACCACTTCCTGATTCTCTTTCGAGACTCAAGCTGCCAGTTTCGGGCCCTCTACACTCTGTCTGGGGAGACCGAGGAGCTGTCGAGGCTGGCAGGCTATGGGCCTCGTACTGTCACCCCTGCCATGGTCGAAGGCATCTATAAGTATAACTCGGACCGCAAACGGTTCACCCAGATCCCTGCCAAGACCATGTCTATGAGTGTGGATGCCTTCACTATCCAGGGACACCTTTGGCAAAGCAAGAAGCCCACCACGCCCAAGAAGGGCAGTGGCACCCCCAAATAA
- the Camsap3 gene encoding calmodulin-regulated spectrin-associated protein 3 isoform X3, whose amino-acid sequence MVEAAPAGSGPLRRTFLVPEIKSLDQYDFSRAKAAASLAWVLRAAFGGAEHVPPELWEPFYTDQYAQEHVKPPVTRLLLSAELYCRAWRQALPQLEPSPSPSALLALLARRGTVPSLPEHPVREADLKHQPILMGAHLAVIDALMVAFSFEWTKTLPGPLALSSLEHKLLFWVDTTVRRLQEKTEQEAAQRASPVAPLDGTSPAQPSCPTRWYWKLVPIRYRKDRAIARRAPCFPNVTTLQDLASGAALAATIHCYCPQLLRLEEVCLKDPMSVADSLYNLQLVQDFCASHLPRGCPLSLEDLLYVPPPLKVNLVVLLAEMYMCFEVLKPDFVQAKDLPDGHAVSPRNTETVPSQNNSGSSSPVFNFRHPLLSPGGPQSPLRGSTGSLKSSPSMSHMEALGKAWNRQLSRPLSQAVSFSTPFGLDSDVDVVMGDPVLLRSVSSDSLGPPRPVSTSSRNSAQPPPESGDLPTIEEALQIIHSAEPRLLPDGAADGSFYLHSPEGLSKPPLASPYPPEGASKPLSDGLNKAPIYISHPENPSKPSPCSTGEILKPPPPSEGSPKAVASSPAANNSEVKMTSFAERKKQLVKAEAESGMGSPTSTPVAPEALSSEMSELGARLEEKRRAIEAQKRRIEAIFAKHRQRLGKTAFLQVQPREAAGEAEEEAELGSVPGGERPAGEGQGEPSSRPKSVTFSPDLGPVPPEGLGDYNRAVSKLSAALSSLQRDMQRLTDQQQRLLAPPEAPGPAPPPAAWVIPGPATGPKAASPSPARRAPAARRSPGPGPSPTPRSPKHARPAELKLAPLTRVLTPPHDVDSLPHLRKFSPSQVPVQTRSSILLSEGTPPEEATTKPALIEIPLASLGEPAADEERDGSPPGAEDSLEEEASSEGEPRSGLGFFYKDEDKPEDEMAQKRASLLERQQRRAEEARRRKQWQEAEKEQKREEAARLAQEEAPGLASIAPPASAAPVATLAPATRAMGSAEEEVGPRRGDFTRLEYERRAQLKLMDDLDKVLRPRASGTGGPGRGGRRATRPRSGCCDDSALARSPARGLLGSRLSKVYSQSTLSLSTVANEASTNNLGVKRPTSRAPSPSGLMSPSRLPGSRERDWENGSNASSPASVPEYTGPRLYKEPSAKSNKFIIHNALSHCCLAGKVNEPQKNRILEEIEKSKANHFLILFRDSSCQFRALYTLSGETEELSRLAGYGPRTVTPAMVEGIYKYNSDRKRFTQIPAKTMSMSVDAFTIQGHLWQSKKPTTPKKGSGTPK is encoded by the exons AGCATGTGCCCCCGGAGCTGTGGGAACCCTTCTACACCGACCAGTATGCACAGGAGCACGTGAAGCCCCCAGTGACACGGCTGCTGCTCTCTGCGGAACTCTACTGCCGGGCCTGGCGCCAGGCACTGCCACAGCtcgagccatctcccagcccctctGCATTGCTGGCTTTGCTGGCGAGGAGGGGCACGGTGCCCTCGCTGCCCGAGCACCCAGTGCGCGAGGCTGACCTGAAACACCAGCCGATTCTCATG GGAGCCCACCTAGCTGTCATCGATGCTCTCATGGTTGCTTTCTCATTTGAGTGGACAAAGACACTGCCTGGTCCCTTGGCTCTGAGCAGCTTGGAGCACAAACTCCTTTTCTGGGTAGACACA ACCGTTCGGCGGCTGCAGGAGAAGACGGAACAAGAAGCAGCCCAGCGTGCATCTCCTGTAGCCCCTCTGGATGGGACTTCTCCTGCCCAGCCCTCG TGCCCCACACGCTGGTACTGGAAGCTGGTTCCT ATTCGATACCGCAAGGACCGTGCTATTGCCCGAAGGGCCCCCTGCTTTCCAAATGTGACTACCCTTCAGGACCTGGCCAGTGGGGCAGCACTGGCTGCCACCATCCATTGCTATTGTCCCCAGCTATTACGACTTGAAG AGGTGTGCCTCAAGGACCCCATGTCTGTGGCAGACAGTCTGTACAACCTCCAGCTGGTGCAAGACTTCTGTGCTTCCCATCTTCCTCGAGGCTGCCCCCTGTCCCTTGAAGACCTGCTGTATGTCCCACCGCCACTCAAG GTCAATCTGGTGGTGCTGTTGGCAGAGATGTATATGTGCTTTGAGGTTCTGAAGCCTGATTTTGTGCAGGCCAAAGACTTGCCTGATGGACATG CTGTCTCTCCCAGGAATACTGAGACTGTACCATCTCAGAACAACAGCGGCAGCAG TTCTCCTGTCTTCAACTTCCGTCACCCGCTACTGTCACCCGGTGGTCCCCAGTCCCCACTCCGAGGATCCACAG GCTCCCTGAAGTCATCTCCATCAATGTCGCACATGGAGGCTCTCGGTAAAGCCTGGAACCGTCAGCTTAG CCGTCCCCTCTCCCAGGCTGTGTCGTTCAGCACTCCCTTTGGCCTGGACAGCGACGTGGATGTCGTCATGGGAGATCCTGTCCTGCTCCGCTCCGTCAGTTCAGACAGTCTGGGTCCCCCACGTCCTGTGTCGACATCATCGCGGAATTCTGCTCAGCCACCCCCAGAATCTGGAGACCTACCCACGATTGAAGAGGCCCTGCAGATCATCCACAGTGCTGAGCCCCGACTGCTCCCTGATGGGGCTGCTGATGGCAGCTTCTACCTCCATTCTCCTGAGGGTCTCTCCAAACCACCACTGGCCTCCCCCTACCCTCCCGAAGGAGCCTCAAAGCCACTGTCTGATGGGCTCAACAAAGCGCCCATCTATATATCACACCCTGAGAACCCTTCAAAACCATCTCCCTGCTCAACAGGAGAAATACTGAAGCCACCACCCCCATCTGAAGGGTCCCCAAAAGCTGTAGCTTCATCCCCAGCAGCCAACAACTCTGAAGTGAAGATGACCAGTTTTGCTGAACGCAAGAAACAGCTGGTGAAGGCTGAGGCTGAATCAGGAATGGGATCTCCAACATCTACTCCCGTAGCACCTgaggccttgagctcagagatgaGTGAACTGGGAGCCAGGCTGGAGGAGAAGCGCCGAGCCATAGAGGCACAGAAGCGACGCATTGAGGCCATCTTTGCCAAGCATAGGCAGAGACTGGGCAAGACCGCTTTCCTGCAAGTGCAGCCTCGGGAGGCTGCaggggaggctgaggaggaagcTGAGCTGGGCTCAGTTCCTGGTGGGGAACGGCCAGCAGGTGAGGGCCAGGGTGAGCCATCCTCACGGCCTAAGTCAGTCACCTTCTCTCCAGATCTGGGCCCAGTGCCCCCAGAGGGACTTGGGGATTACAATCGAGCAGTCAGTAAGCTGAGTGCTGCTTTGAGCTCTCTGCAGCGGGatatgcagagactcacagaccAGCAACAGCGGCTTCTAGCCCCTCCAGAGGCTCCTGGACCTGCCCCACCACCTGCAGCCTGGGTCATTCCTGGACCTGCCACAGGGCCTAAAGCAGCATCCCCTAGCCCTGCCCGTCGTGCCCCAGCGGCTCGACGCAGCCCGGGGCCAGGCCCCAGCCCAACACCCCGTAGTCCAAAACATGCAAGGCCGGCAGAGCTGAAGCTTGCACCTTTGACAAGGGTACTCACACCACCCCACGATGTAGACAGCCTCCCTCACCTACGCAAGTTTTCACCCAGCCAGGTGCCTGTACAGACTCGCTCCTCTATTCTCCTGTCGGAGGGGACACCTCCTGAGGAGGCCACCACCAAGCCTGCCCTCATCGAGATCCCTCTAGCCAGCCTTGGGGAGCCTGCTGCTGATGAGGAGAGAGATGGGAGCCCCCCTGGGGCTGAGGATTCCTTAGAGGAAGAGGCATCTTCTGAGGGCGAGCCCCGATCAGGGCTTGGATTCTTTTATAAG GATGAAGACAAGCCTGAGGATGAGATGGCTCAAAAGCGAGCTAGCCTTCTTGAGCGTCAGCAGAGGCGGGCAGAGGAGGCCCGGCGCCGCAAACagtggcaggaggcagagaaggagcagAAACGGGAGGAGGCCGCGAG GCTGGCTCAGGAGGAGGCTCCAGGCTTGGCCTCTATAGCCCCCCCAGCCTCTGCTGCTCCAGTGGCCACCCTGGCTCCTGCTACCCGAGCCATGGGCTCAGCTGAGGAGGAGGTGGGCCCCCGGCGCGGGGACTTCACAAGACTTGAGTATGAGCGCAGGGCACAACTGAAGCTGATGGATGACCTTGATAAGGTGCTACGGCCCCGGGCCTCAGGGACCGGGGGACCAGGGCGGGGCGGGCGCAGGGCCACCCGGCCACGCTCTGGTTGCTGTGATGACTCGGCCTTGGCACGAAGCCCAGCCCGCGGCCTGCTGG GCTCACGGCTCAGCAAGGTCTATTCCCAGTCTACACTGTCCCTGTCTACGGTGGCCAATGAGGCTTCCACCAATAACCTTGGTGTGAAGAGGCCCACCTCTCG GGCCCCTTCTCCATCAGGCCTCATGTCTCCAAGCCGCCTGCCTGGCAGTCGAGAGCGTGACTGGGAGAATGGAAGCAATGCTTCCTCCCCAGCATCAGTGCCTGAGTACACAG GTCCCCGGCTATACAAAGAACCCAGCGCCAAGTCTAACAAGTTTATCATCCACAATGCCTTGTCACACTGCTGCCTGGCAGGCAAGGTGAATGAGCCCCAGAAGAACAGAATTCTAGAG GAAATCGAGAAAAGCAAGGCCAACCACTTCCTGATTCTCTTTCGAGACTCAAGCTGCCAGTTTCGGGCCCTCTACACTCTGTCTGGGGAGACCGAGGAGCTGTCGAGGCTGGCAGGCTATGGGCCTCGTACTGTCACCCCTGCCATGGTCGAAGGCATCTATAAGTATAACTCGGACCGCAAACGGTTCACCCAGATCCCTGCCAAGACCATGTCTATGAGTGTGGATGCCTTCACTATCCAGGGACACCTTTGGCAAAGCAAGAAGCCCACCACGCCCAAGAAGGGCAGTGGCACCCCCAAATAA
- the Camsap3 gene encoding calmodulin-regulated spectrin-associated protein 3 isoform X6, with protein sequence MVEAAPAGSGPLRRTFLVPEIKSLDQYDFSRAKAAASLAWVLRAAFGGAEHVPPELWEPFYTDQYAQEHVKPPVTRLLLSAELYCRAWRQALPQLEPSPSPSALLALLARRGTVPSLPEHPVREADLKHQPILMGAHLAVIDALMVAFSFEWTKTLPGPLALSSLEHKLLFWVDTTVRRLQEKTEQEAAQRASPVAPLDGTSPAQPSCPTRWYWKLVPIRYRKDRAIARRAPCFPNVTTLQDLASGAALAATIHCYCPQLLRLEEVCLKDPMSVADSLYNLQLVQDFCASHLPRGCPLSLEDLLYVPPPLKVNLVVLLAEMYMCFEVLKPDFVQAKDLPDGHAVSPRNTETVPSQNNSGSSSPVFNFRHPLLSPGGPQSPLRGSTGSLKSSPSMSHMEALGKAWNRQLSDVDVVMGDPVLLRSVSSDSLGPPRPVSTSSRNSAQPPPESGDLPTIEEALQIIHSAEPRLLPDGAADGSFYLHSPEGLSKPPLASPYPPEGASKPLSDGLNKAPIYISHPENPSKPSPCSTGEILKPPPPSEGSPKAVASSPAANNSEVKMTSFAERKKQLVKAEAESGMGSPTSTPVAPEALSSEMSELGARLEEKRRAIEAQKRRIEAIFAKHRQRLGKTAFLQVQPREAAGEAEEEAELGSVPGGERPAGEGQGEPSSRPKSVTFSPDLGPVPPEGLGDYNRAVSKLSAALSSLQRDMQRLTDQQQRLLAPPEAPGPAPPPAAWVIPGPATGPKAASPSPARRAPAARRSPGPGPSPTPRSPKHARPAELKLAPLTRVLTPPHDVDSLPHLRKFSPSQVPVQTRSSILLSEGTPPEEATTKPALIEIPLASLGEPAADEERDGSPPGAEDSLEEEASSEGEPRSGLGFFYKDEDKPEDEMAQKRASLLERQQRRAEEARRRKQWQEAEKEQKREEAARLAQEEAPGLASIAPPASAAPVATLAPATRAMGSAEEEVGPRRGDFTRLEYERRAQLKLMDDLDKVLRPRASGTGGPGRGGRRATRPRSGCCDDSALARSPARGLLGSRLSKVYSQSTLSLSTVANEASTNNLGVKRPTSRAPSPSGLMSPSRLPGSRERDWENGSNASSPASVPEYTGPRLYKEPSAKSNKFIIHNALSHCCLAGKVNEPQKNRILEEIEKSKANHFLILFRDSSCQFRALYTLSGETEELSRLAGYGPRTVTPAMVEGIYKYNSDRKRFTQIPAKTMSMSVDAFTIQGHLWQSKKPTTPKKGSGTPK encoded by the exons AGCATGTGCCCCCGGAGCTGTGGGAACCCTTCTACACCGACCAGTATGCACAGGAGCACGTGAAGCCCCCAGTGACACGGCTGCTGCTCTCTGCGGAACTCTACTGCCGGGCCTGGCGCCAGGCACTGCCACAGCtcgagccatctcccagcccctctGCATTGCTGGCTTTGCTGGCGAGGAGGGGCACGGTGCCCTCGCTGCCCGAGCACCCAGTGCGCGAGGCTGACCTGAAACACCAGCCGATTCTCATG GGAGCCCACCTAGCTGTCATCGATGCTCTCATGGTTGCTTTCTCATTTGAGTGGACAAAGACACTGCCTGGTCCCTTGGCTCTGAGCAGCTTGGAGCACAAACTCCTTTTCTGGGTAGACACA ACCGTTCGGCGGCTGCAGGAGAAGACGGAACAAGAAGCAGCCCAGCGTGCATCTCCTGTAGCCCCTCTGGATGGGACTTCTCCTGCCCAGCCCTCG TGCCCCACACGCTGGTACTGGAAGCTGGTTCCT ATTCGATACCGCAAGGACCGTGCTATTGCCCGAAGGGCCCCCTGCTTTCCAAATGTGACTACCCTTCAGGACCTGGCCAGTGGGGCAGCACTGGCTGCCACCATCCATTGCTATTGTCCCCAGCTATTACGACTTGAAG AGGTGTGCCTCAAGGACCCCATGTCTGTGGCAGACAGTCTGTACAACCTCCAGCTGGTGCAAGACTTCTGTGCTTCCCATCTTCCTCGAGGCTGCCCCCTGTCCCTTGAAGACCTGCTGTATGTCCCACCGCCACTCAAG GTCAATCTGGTGGTGCTGTTGGCAGAGATGTATATGTGCTTTGAGGTTCTGAAGCCTGATTTTGTGCAGGCCAAAGACTTGCCTGATGGACATG CTGTCTCTCCCAGGAATACTGAGACTGTACCATCTCAGAACAACAGCGGCAGCAG TTCTCCTGTCTTCAACTTCCGTCACCCGCTACTGTCACCCGGTGGTCCCCAGTCCCCACTCCGAGGATCCACAG GCTCCCTGAAGTCATCTCCATCAATGTCGCACATGGAGGCTCTCGGTAAAGCCTGGAACCGTCAGCTTAG CGACGTGGATGTCGTCATGGGAGATCCTGTCCTGCTCCGCTCCGTCAGTTCAGACAGTCTGGGTCCCCCACGTCCTGTGTCGACATCATCGCGGAATTCTGCTCAGCCACCCCCAGAATCTGGAGACCTACCCACGATTGAAGAGGCCCTGCAGATCATCCACAGTGCTGAGCCCCGACTGCTCCCTGATGGGGCTGCTGATGGCAGCTTCTACCTCCATTCTCCTGAGGGTCTCTCCAAACCACCACTGGCCTCCCCCTACCCTCCCGAAGGAGCCTCAAAGCCACTGTCTGATGGGCTCAACAAAGCGCCCATCTATATATCACACCCTGAGAACCCTTCAAAACCATCTCCCTGCTCAACAGGAGAAATACTGAAGCCACCACCCCCATCTGAAGGGTCCCCAAAAGCTGTAGCTTCATCCCCAGCAGCCAACAACTCTGAAGTGAAGATGACCAGTTTTGCTGAACGCAAGAAACAGCTGGTGAAGGCTGAGGCTGAATCAGGAATGGGATCTCCAACATCTACTCCCGTAGCACCTgaggccttgagctcagagatgaGTGAACTGGGAGCCAGGCTGGAGGAGAAGCGCCGAGCCATAGAGGCACAGAAGCGACGCATTGAGGCCATCTTTGCCAAGCATAGGCAGAGACTGGGCAAGACCGCTTTCCTGCAAGTGCAGCCTCGGGAGGCTGCaggggaggctgaggaggaagcTGAGCTGGGCTCAGTTCCTGGTGGGGAACGGCCAGCAGGTGAGGGCCAGGGTGAGCCATCCTCACGGCCTAAGTCAGTCACCTTCTCTCCAGATCTGGGCCCAGTGCCCCCAGAGGGACTTGGGGATTACAATCGAGCAGTCAGTAAGCTGAGTGCTGCTTTGAGCTCTCTGCAGCGGGatatgcagagactcacagaccAGCAACAGCGGCTTCTAGCCCCTCCAGAGGCTCCTGGACCTGCCCCACCACCTGCAGCCTGGGTCATTCCTGGACCTGCCACAGGGCCTAAAGCAGCATCCCCTAGCCCTGCCCGTCGTGCCCCAGCGGCTCGACGCAGCCCGGGGCCAGGCCCCAGCCCAACACCCCGTAGTCCAAAACATGCAAGGCCGGCAGAGCTGAAGCTTGCACCTTTGACAAGGGTACTCACACCACCCCACGATGTAGACAGCCTCCCTCACCTACGCAAGTTTTCACCCAGCCAGGTGCCTGTACAGACTCGCTCCTCTATTCTCCTGTCGGAGGGGACACCTCCTGAGGAGGCCACCACCAAGCCTGCCCTCATCGAGATCCCTCTAGCCAGCCTTGGGGAGCCTGCTGCTGATGAGGAGAGAGATGGGAGCCCCCCTGGGGCTGAGGATTCCTTAGAGGAAGAGGCATCTTCTGAGGGCGAGCCCCGATCAGGGCTTGGATTCTTTTATAAG GATGAAGACAAGCCTGAGGATGAGATGGCTCAAAAGCGAGCTAGCCTTCTTGAGCGTCAGCAGAGGCGGGCAGAGGAGGCCCGGCGCCGCAAACagtggcaggaggcagagaaggagcagAAACGGGAGGAGGCCGCGAG GCTGGCTCAGGAGGAGGCTCCAGGCTTGGCCTCTATAGCCCCCCCAGCCTCTGCTGCTCCAGTGGCCACCCTGGCTCCTGCTACCCGAGCCATGGGCTCAGCTGAGGAGGAGGTGGGCCCCCGGCGCGGGGACTTCACAAGACTTGAGTATGAGCGCAGGGCACAACTGAAGCTGATGGATGACCTTGATAAGGTGCTACGGCCCCGGGCCTCAGGGACCGGGGGACCAGGGCGGGGCGGGCGCAGGGCCACCCGGCCACGCTCTGGTTGCTGTGATGACTCGGCCTTGGCACGAAGCCCAGCCCGCGGCCTGCTGG GCTCACGGCTCAGCAAGGTCTATTCCCAGTCTACACTGTCCCTGTCTACGGTGGCCAATGAGGCTTCCACCAATAACCTTGGTGTGAAGAGGCCCACCTCTCG GGCCCCTTCTCCATCAGGCCTCATGTCTCCAAGCCGCCTGCCTGGCAGTCGAGAGCGTGACTGGGAGAATGGAAGCAATGCTTCCTCCCCAGCATCAGTGCCTGAGTACACAG GTCCCCGGCTATACAAAGAACCCAGCGCCAAGTCTAACAAGTTTATCATCCACAATGCCTTGTCACACTGCTGCCTGGCAGGCAAGGTGAATGAGCCCCAGAAGAACAGAATTCTAGAG GAAATCGAGAAAAGCAAGGCCAACCACTTCCTGATTCTCTTTCGAGACTCAAGCTGCCAGTTTCGGGCCCTCTACACTCTGTCTGGGGAGACCGAGGAGCTGTCGAGGCTGGCAGGCTATGGGCCTCGTACTGTCACCCCTGCCATGGTCGAAGGCATCTATAAGTATAACTCGGACCGCAAACGGTTCACCCAGATCCCTGCCAAGACCATGTCTATGAGTGTGGATGCCTTCACTATCCAGGGACACCTTTGGCAAAGCAAGAAGCCCACCACGCCCAAGAAGGGCAGTGGCACCCCCAAATAA